A genomic segment from Actinomadura hallensis encodes:
- the rplQ gene encoding 50S ribosomal protein L17: MPKPTKGTRFGGSPAHQRRMLANLATALFEHGRITTTEAKARRVRPLAEKLITKARKGDLHNRRQVARVIRDKGVVHELFTEIAPRYANRPGGYTRITKIGPRKGDNAPMAVIELVQEAMPAAKPAPAPKAEETPAEETKAQDAKVEEAKAEETPADDAAKAEADPAAGEKE; the protein is encoded by the coding sequence ATGCCCAAGCCCACCAAGGGCACCCGCTTCGGCGGCAGCCCCGCTCACCAGCGGCGGATGCTGGCGAACCTGGCGACGGCGCTGTTCGAGCACGGCCGCATCACCACCACCGAGGCCAAGGCCCGGCGGGTGCGGCCGCTCGCGGAGAAGCTGATCACCAAGGCCCGCAAGGGCGACCTGCACAACCGCCGCCAGGTGGCCCGGGTGATCCGGGACAAGGGCGTCGTGCACGAGCTCTTCACCGAGATCGCGCCGCGCTACGCGAACCGTCCCGGCGGCTACACCCGCATCACCAAGATCGGGCCCCGCAAGGGCGACAACGCCCCGATGGCCGTGATCGAGCTGGTGCAGGAGGCCATGCCGGCCGCCAAGCCCGCGCCCGCGCCCAAGGCCGAGGAGACCCCGGCTGAGGAGACCAAGGCGCAGGACGCCAAGGTCGAGGAGGCGAAGGCCGAGGAGACCCCGGCCGACGACGCCGCCAAGGCCGAGGCTGACCCTGCGGCGGGCGAGAAGGAGTAA